The proteins below are encoded in one region of Sphingobacterium sp. R2:
- a CDS encoding SusC/RagA family TonB-linked outer membrane protein has translation MNTYSMIKKATALLFAVWSGSTSLMAQQPGEWIAPDSTDSQKVKNYATVRGQELEKIPVANLTNTLYGQLNGLMVGQTNGQPGYDQATLLMRGRATYDQAALVCYVDGFQVDISFYFQYLAAGEIASVTILKDPVSLATFGMKGANGVLWVTTKRANTDTFRIDAQVISGIQQAVKIRKPYDAYQYANLYNQAISNDAYALNGNRFQWSPAYNDQALQQYKDGSGTNVDWLNESLRDNGRYTNTYVNMQGGMKEVAKYNLYLDYMDQTGLFNIPGGAEASRNTGLKRYNLRSNVDLKFFKIFTGKIDLGGRIESYSQPFSNNTYDNAQNFWKRLTTYPNNIYPVRDALTGQWSGNALYPNNPVAELNALGMYASHDRTLQGNFSLREDLSFLTEGLYLEQAVSFNTWSRVIQNKTATYARYYEGKQATADQNTPIVFGTNTPYGQLTWRQSNLSAGYKRQFGKHHINAVVNYYASDMIPDANEDASKIAYHYQQISGRASYAYQEKYFAELGWGYSESDAYAPGNRWKLYPAASLSWVLSEEDFLKDNPVINYAKLRIAAGKTGNDQTLQGRYLYQQYYRFLPGSVTGNNSLSFNGGLGLGRLATPDITAEQSMKYELGLDLRLLKNLDFQATWFSDRRSGIITRNNLIAGYLGYTGADMLPLQNIGKVNNEGIELGLSYQEQIGALQLNLGMMATYAKNKIVYQAEIPNKNAFSNTTGRAIGTPMGLVADGFYQFEDFNADGSLKDGLAKPSFGPVQPGDLKYKDLDQNGFVDQSDVTAIGKPAYPKWYYAFNLGLAYKGIDLSALFQGAAGMDINLLGAAYNQVVPFVGNTTIYPIAGNAWAYYPTEGIDTRNNATFPRLTTQSNANNYTNSTFWMKNGDFLKLRSLQVGYTLPSAVSEKLHLQKFRVFLTAVNPFVWSSFYRKYQMDPETPAGYPALKSYNLGISFTF, from the coding sequence ATGAATACCTATTCAATGATAAAAAAGGCTACGGCCTTACTTTTTGCCGTGTGGTCGGGAAGTACGTCCTTGATGGCGCAGCAACCGGGCGAATGGATTGCTCCGGATTCTACCGACAGCCAAAAAGTGAAAAATTATGCTACAGTACGTGGGCAGGAACTGGAAAAGATACCTGTGGCAAACTTAACCAATACCTTATATGGACAGCTCAACGGACTGATGGTAGGCCAAACCAATGGTCAGCCGGGGTATGATCAGGCAACACTCCTAATGCGGGGAAGGGCAACGTACGATCAGGCTGCCCTGGTCTGTTACGTGGATGGTTTTCAGGTGGATATATCGTTCTATTTTCAATACCTTGCCGCAGGTGAGATCGCAAGTGTGACCATCTTGAAAGATCCTGTGAGTCTAGCCACATTTGGCATGAAAGGCGCCAATGGCGTGTTGTGGGTGACGACAAAACGGGCCAATACCGATACGTTTCGCATTGATGCGCAGGTAATATCTGGCATTCAGCAGGCCGTCAAGATCAGGAAGCCTTACGACGCTTATCAATACGCCAATCTATACAATCAGGCCATCAGTAACGATGCCTATGCGCTCAATGGCAACCGCTTTCAGTGGTCTCCGGCCTACAACGATCAGGCCTTGCAGCAGTACAAAGATGGATCCGGTACCAATGTAGACTGGCTCAACGAGTCGCTGCGCGATAACGGCCGCTACACCAATACCTATGTCAATATGCAGGGCGGCATGAAGGAGGTGGCTAAATATAACCTCTACCTGGATTATATGGATCAAACGGGACTCTTTAATATCCCGGGTGGCGCTGAAGCAAGCCGCAATACAGGCCTCAAAAGGTATAATCTACGCTCGAATGTGGACCTGAAGTTCTTTAAAATCTTTACTGGAAAGATTGATCTGGGCGGGCGTATCGAAAGTTATAGCCAGCCCTTTAGCAACAACACCTACGACAATGCGCAGAATTTTTGGAAGCGGCTAACAACTTACCCCAATAATATCTATCCCGTGCGCGATGCGCTGACAGGACAATGGTCGGGTAATGCACTTTATCCAAATAATCCGGTTGCGGAACTGAATGCCCTGGGTATGTATGCTTCGCATGACCGTACATTACAGGGAAACTTTAGCCTGCGCGAAGATCTGAGCTTCCTGACAGAAGGCTTGTACCTTGAACAGGCGGTTTCTTTTAACACCTGGTCGCGTGTGATCCAGAATAAAACCGCTACCTATGCCCGTTATTACGAAGGTAAACAGGCGACCGCCGATCAGAATACACCGATAGTTTTCGGAACCAACACCCCTTATGGGCAGTTGACCTGGCGGCAGTCCAACCTTTCGGCTGGATATAAAAGGCAGTTCGGTAAACATCATATTAACGCCGTGGTCAATTACTATGCAAGCGATATGATCCCCGATGCCAATGAGGATGCGTCAAAAATTGCTTACCACTATCAGCAGATTTCTGGAAGGGCATCTTATGCTTATCAGGAGAAATACTTCGCCGAACTCGGCTGGGGATACAGCGAATCGGATGCTTATGCACCGGGAAACCGCTGGAAATTGTATCCTGCAGCATCTTTAAGCTGGGTACTATCGGAAGAGGATTTCCTCAAAGATAATCCGGTGATCAACTATGCCAAGCTGCGCATCGCCGCGGGAAAGACCGGCAACGACCAGACACTGCAGGGTAGATACCTCTATCAGCAGTATTATCGTTTCCTCCCTGGCAGTGTAACGGGCAACAATAGTCTGTCTTTTAATGGTGGACTGGGATTAGGCCGTCTGGCTACGCCAGATATTACCGCTGAGCAAAGCATGAAATACGAACTGGGACTGGATTTGCGGCTACTTAAAAATCTTGATTTTCAGGCGACTTGGTTTAGCGATCGCAGATCGGGCATCATTACACGAAACAACCTCATAGCGGGCTACCTGGGCTATACCGGCGCAGATATGTTGCCGCTTCAGAATATTGGTAAGGTGAACAATGAAGGGATTGAACTGGGGCTGAGTTATCAGGAGCAGATCGGGGCGCTGCAGCTGAACCTAGGTATGATGGCGACCTATGCGAAAAACAAGATCGTTTATCAGGCCGAGATACCCAATAAAAACGCCTTCTCCAATACAACTGGGCGTGCTATAGGTACACCTATGGGGCTGGTGGCAGACGGCTTCTACCAATTTGAGGATTTTAACGCCGATGGCAGCCTAAAAGATGGACTCGCCAAACCAAGCTTTGGTCCGGTGCAACCGGGGGATCTGAAATACAAAGATCTGGATCAAAATGGCTTCGTCGATCAAAGCGATGTGACCGCTATTGGCAAACCGGCCTATCCTAAATGGTATTATGCATTCAACCTGGGCCTAGCGTACAAAGGCATTGATTTATCGGCTTTATTTCAAGGAGCAGCAGGTATGGATATTAATTTATTGGGCGCCGCTTACAATCAGGTGGTTCCTTTTGTGGGAAACACGACAATTTATCCCATTGCCGGAAATGCTTGGGCTTATTATCCAACGGAAGGCATTGATACCCGCAATAACGCAACGTTTCCGCGGTTAACGACGCAGAGCAATGCGAACAACTATACCAATTCAACCTTTTGGATGAAAAATGGAGACTTCCTCAAGTTGAGGTCGCTGCAGGTCGGGTATACCTTACCATCCGCTGTATCGGAGAAATTGCACCTGCAGAAGTTCAGGGTGTTCCTGACCGCTGTTAACCCATTTGTCTGGTCTTCATTCTACCGGAAATACCAAATGGACCCGGAGACACCTGCGGGCTATCCGGCGCTGAAATCTTATAATCTAGGAATTTCATTTACCTTTTAA
- a CDS encoding RagB/SusD family nutrient uptake outer membrane protein — translation MAKGFVCFHVHGDLGKQYILPKRFFAGPSRGNPTVDTIFNQSANAYNAIAGAYFASLRQGLNWNGYYSPSTDDQLAGSQAFWVQIPGSVAAVSILGGGFTPNSNSQDMGSNGGYGNDGYTDNFQAIRKAYLVKENIGRVPDMSDSDKKIVQAEMQALVAYRYTQMFIMYGGVPIISKSFPLTSLNNLEELAIQRAPIKNVLDSIVSWCDQSAAILPSRWADNSLGRMTKSAALAIKAKALLYAARPLFNNATPYLQLGANNALICFGNNDPQRWNVALEASEALIKEAEGAGGLRIINTGNPLADYGTATSTPSNREVILAFKQQVPSSGGAGPYNIFNVVNYHYQANGAVLSSSMLENYYKADGTEQSWPGVGQTAPFSEYLTKFKEMEPRMRADFNGWEMQADNNPGDPIWHMNEHYKDVNHFGAGQPTKFYYKAGRREWFDFPIFRLAAYYLSSAEAYNEMGQPVAALSRLNVIHQRAGLPAITETNKDKLRKIIQREWAIEFIQEKYRFNDLKHWKDSQIDKGIIGGPIRFLVFNNGGDALPSGNTNFGNAVRYNGFWHPRQLLNPFPQGEVNKGYLIQNPGY, via the coding sequence TTGGCAAAAGGCTTTGTTTGCTTCCATGTCCATGGTGATCTTGGGAAGCAGTATATCTTGCCAAAAAGATTTTTTGCAGGTCCCTCCCGGGGGAACCCGACGGTGGATACAATTTTTAACCAGTCCGCCAACGCTTACAATGCCATTGCAGGCGCTTATTTTGCCTCTCTGCGTCAGGGGCTGAACTGGAACGGTTATTATTCACCGAGCACCGATGATCAGCTGGCGGGTAGTCAGGCTTTCTGGGTGCAGATCCCGGGTAGTGTGGCGGCGGTATCTATTCTTGGCGGTGGTTTTACCCCCAATTCAAATAGCCAGGACATGGGATCCAACGGTGGTTATGGCAACGACGGTTACACCGACAATTTTCAGGCCATCCGCAAGGCGTACCTCGTCAAGGAAAATATCGGCCGGGTGCCTGATATGAGCGACTCCGATAAGAAAATTGTTCAGGCCGAAATGCAGGCGCTGGTCGCTTACCGCTATACGCAAATGTTTATCATGTATGGTGGGGTACCGATAATCTCCAAAAGTTTTCCACTGACTTCCTTAAACAATCTGGAAGAACTGGCTATCCAGCGCGCGCCGATAAAAAATGTATTGGATAGTATTGTAAGCTGGTGTGATCAGTCTGCGGCCATCTTACCTTCGCGCTGGGCAGATAATTCGCTGGGCAGGATGACCAAGTCGGCAGCATTGGCAATTAAAGCAAAAGCTTTGCTCTATGCGGCGCGGCCTTTGTTCAACAATGCAACACCTTATTTGCAGTTGGGCGCAAACAATGCGCTGATCTGCTTTGGCAACAATGATCCACAACGTTGGAATGTTGCGCTCGAAGCCAGTGAAGCCCTGATCAAAGAAGCCGAAGGGGCAGGGGGATTGCGTATCATCAATACGGGAAATCCGCTGGCTGACTATGGTACAGCTACCTCCACACCAAGCAACCGGGAAGTGATCTTAGCGTTCAAACAACAAGTTCCATCTTCTGGTGGTGCTGGTCCATACAATATTTTTAATGTGGTCAACTACCATTATCAGGCCAATGGAGCGGTGCTATCGAGCAGTATGCTGGAAAATTATTACAAAGCAGACGGCACCGAGCAGAGCTGGCCAGGGGTAGGTCAAACCGCTCCGTTTTCGGAATACCTCACCAAGTTTAAGGAGATGGAGCCACGCATGCGCGCTGATTTCAACGGTTGGGAAATGCAGGCCGACAACAACCCCGGCGATCCCATCTGGCACATGAACGAGCATTATAAGGATGTCAACCATTTTGGTGCCGGACAGCCGACCAAGTTTTATTATAAAGCAGGGCGCCGTGAATGGTTTGACTTTCCGATTTTCCGTCTGGCGGCATATTATTTAAGTTCGGCAGAAGCGTATAACGAAATGGGGCAACCTGTCGCAGCACTCAGCCGCCTTAATGTAATCCATCAGCGTGCAGGACTGCCGGCTATTACCGAGACCAATAAAGATAAACTGCGCAAAATTATCCAACGGGAATGGGCGATTGAGTTTATCCAGGAAAAATACCGGTTTAACGACCTGAAACATTGGAAGGATAGCCAGATCGACAAGGGCATCATCGGTGGACCGATCCGTTTTCTGGTTTTTAATAACGGTGGTGACGCTTTGCCTTCGGGAAATACCAATTTTGGAAATGCGGTACGTTATAATGGGTTTTGGCATCCTAGGCAATTGTTAAATCCTTTTCCACAAGGTGAGGTAAACAAAGGTTATCTGATCCAGAATCCGGGCTATTAA
- a CDS encoding SusC/RagA family TonB-linked outer membrane protein — protein sequence MSTDSHSTCLERSTVHFSKKVAFLGIFMASITCMAHAQIRISGNVVDEQRRPLTGVNVSVKNSNNVTLTNVTGDYSIKALPTDTLIYTFVGYLPQRRVVGDLKAINIQLYKDNIQMEQVVVVGYGKQKQPTVTGSVSVVAGKDLVQTPVANVSNMLVGMAPGITGIQNSGEPGQNATTLRIRGISTLNGSNPLVVIDGVQQPAENPFTMLNAIDANDIENVSILKDASATAVYGIRGANGVIIVTTKRGRSGRPAFSFSANTGFTRATSLMGMTNSHDFASSRNESIRKLDASGNGSYNNMLFSEDELWKFKNNRDYTAAEIAAMPLNEQQKQQLQNSPALYYTSHDWYKELFNGTGRQNQYNLNVSGGSERFKYASSIGYFDQTSILNYTKIAGADVDPKFSRYTFRNNFDIEVVKNLDISVNISGQFLKNKIANPKSDNFSNVQGSDLASRYQAILLDLKHGPFISPGIVDGRIVLNFLGADGSPTNPIGTVRGGNGGFPSQVINPLNLVTRGYGVTQGTNLSAQTVLKHKMDYLTRGLKSHFTVAYDDNYAKGYTVTPGVPTYSAYRNPQNPTEIVYIGGMVSTDNSLTDYLFNSSFRKMYYEAGVDYNRDFGKHNVSGLVLANAQKYIDNNLAFNTPSGLMSLVGRATYNYAERYLAEVNMAYNGTEQFAPGKRFGFFPAFSAGWIISKESFLQDNSVLSFAKIRASYGEVGNDQIGGMRYLYLANSWNLGDQNNGYYFGSTDGSATNPHIPGAIEASVGNPLVTWERAKKSNVQLDLKFFRDKLSFSGTYFNEKRSSILVQPSIIPANLGVAGTPVSNVGRVSNSGWEFELGWDDKLSEDFTYFLKGNFSYARNKIDYMAEAAFPYPWMNQTGYMIGQPKGLVADGFYNNAAELANRPYNSFSNLVDVGDLRYKDINGDGIIDNNDMIPIGYPSFPLISYNFRLGVTYKGWDLNTLFIGTAKGSYDISNTYYGGNRIVEEVNNGRWTQEKYESGQEILYPALNAIDGVSQASKIRSTFWLRSTDFLRLKNASVGYTVRDSKLLQRVGLSAVRVYASGNNLVTWTKLVKGIDPESTSQNSNGYIFPLVRTYNLGVNISF from the coding sequence TTGTCCACTGACAGTCATTCGACTTGTCTTGAACGCTCGACAGTACATTTTTCTAAAAAGGTAGCCTTTTTAGGGATATTTATGGCGTCCATCACCTGCATGGCTCATGCGCAAATCCGCATTTCTGGAAATGTGGTGGATGAGCAGCGGCGTCCGCTGACTGGCGTTAATGTCAGCGTCAAAAATTCGAATAATGTGACACTGACTAATGTCACGGGGGATTATTCGATAAAAGCACTTCCCACCGATACGCTTATCTATACGTTCGTCGGTTACTTGCCGCAACGTAGGGTCGTAGGCGACCTGAAAGCCATCAACATCCAATTGTATAAAGATAATATTCAGATGGAGCAGGTGGTGGTTGTCGGCTATGGTAAACAGAAACAACCTACCGTGACAGGTTCTGTCAGTGTGGTAGCAGGAAAAGATCTTGTACAAACGCCTGTAGCCAATGTCAGTAATATGCTGGTCGGTATGGCGCCGGGTATCACTGGGATACAGAACAGCGGCGAACCAGGGCAGAATGCAACGACTTTGCGCATCCGCGGAATATCGACCTTGAATGGGTCCAATCCGCTTGTCGTTATCGACGGTGTGCAGCAGCCTGCGGAAAATCCATTTACCATGTTGAACGCCATTGATGCCAACGATATTGAGAACGTCAGTATCTTAAAGGATGCCTCTGCGACAGCGGTATACGGTATCCGTGGGGCCAATGGCGTGATTATCGTTACCACTAAGCGGGGCCGCTCGGGAAGACCTGCTTTTAGTTTCTCGGCCAACACGGGGTTTACGCGCGCAACATCGCTCATGGGCATGACCAATTCGCATGACTTTGCTTCCAGCAGAAATGAATCGATCCGCAAACTGGATGCTTCAGGGAACGGTTCGTATAATAATATGTTGTTTTCGGAAGATGAGCTTTGGAAGTTTAAAAACAACCGCGATTATACAGCAGCAGAAATTGCAGCCATGCCACTCAACGAGCAACAGAAGCAGCAGCTGCAAAACAGTCCGGCACTGTATTACACCAGTCACGATTGGTACAAAGAACTCTTCAATGGCACAGGACGTCAAAATCAATACAACTTAAATGTTTCGGGAGGCAGCGAACGATTTAAATATGCCAGTTCGATCGGATATTTTGATCAGACGAGTATTCTGAACTATACAAAAATAGCCGGCGCAGATGTGGATCCAAAATTCTCCCGGTATACATTCCGTAATAATTTCGATATTGAGGTCGTCAAAAATCTGGATATCAGTGTCAACATCAGCGGACAATTTTTAAAGAATAAAATTGCCAACCCGAAGTCGGACAACTTTAGTAACGTGCAGGGATCCGACCTGGCGTCTCGTTATCAGGCGATATTGCTCGACCTCAAACATGGGCCTTTTATTTCGCCCGGAATCGTTGATGGCCGAATCGTACTAAACTTTCTTGGGGCCGATGGCAGCCCAACGAACCCCATCGGGACGGTCAGAGGAGGAAATGGGGGCTTCCCAAGCCAGGTCATTAATCCGCTCAATCTTGTAACGCGCGGCTACGGCGTCACACAGGGAACCAACCTCAGTGCGCAAACGGTGCTGAAGCATAAAATGGATTATCTGACGCGTGGTCTTAAATCCCATTTTACGGTGGCCTATGACGATAATTATGCAAAAGGATATACCGTCACACCAGGTGTACCGACTTATTCGGCTTACCGAAATCCGCAAAATCCGACAGAAATCGTCTACATCGGGGGTATGGTGAGTACCGACAACAGTCTCACCGACTACCTATTCAATTCCAGTTTTAGAAAAATGTATTATGAAGCTGGCGTAGACTACAACCGCGACTTTGGAAAGCATAATGTATCGGGTCTCGTCTTGGCGAATGCCCAAAAATACATTGATAACAACCTAGCCTTTAATACACCTTCGGGTTTGATGAGCTTAGTTGGGCGGGCGACCTATAACTATGCCGAACGCTATTTGGCCGAGGTGAATATGGCCTACAATGGGACCGAACAGTTTGCTCCGGGTAAGCGTTTTGGCTTCTTTCCGGCTTTCTCTGCGGGCTGGATTATCTCCAAAGAGTCTTTCTTGCAAGACAACAGCGTTTTGAGCTTTGCCAAGATTAGGGCCTCCTATGGTGAGGTCGGTAATGATCAGATCGGTGGGATGCGTTACCTCTATTTGGCCAATTCATGGAATTTAGGGGATCAAAACAATGGCTATTATTTTGGAAGCACAGATGGCTCGGCAACCAATCCGCATATTCCGGGAGCGATTGAAGCGTCGGTCGGAAATCCGCTGGTCACCTGGGAACGGGCAAAAAAGAGCAACGTACAGCTTGACCTGAAATTTTTCCGTGATAAATTGTCCTTTTCAGGGACTTATTTTAATGAAAAACGGTCCTCTATCCTCGTTCAGCCGAGCATTATTCCAGCAAATCTGGGCGTTGCCGGTACCCCGGTCTCCAATGTTGGTCGGGTAAGCAATAGCGGCTGGGAGTTTGAATTGGGCTGGGACGATAAGTTAAGCGAAGACTTTACCTACTTCTTAAAAGGAAATTTCTCCTACGCACGCAATAAAATAGATTACATGGCCGAAGCGGCTTTCCCATATCCTTGGATGAACCAAACGGGATACATGATTGGCCAGCCAAAGGGATTGGTCGCGGATGGGTTTTACAACAATGCTGCCGAACTGGCCAACCGTCCTTACAATAGCTTTAGCAATTTGGTGGATGTTGGCGACTTACGCTATAAGGACATTAATGGCGATGGTATTATCGATAACAACGATATGATCCCGATTGGCTATCCTTCTTTTCCGCTGATATCGTACAACTTCCGTTTGGGTGTCACCTACAAAGGCTGGGATTTAAATACGTTATTTATCGGTACTGCAAAAGGCTCTTATGATATCAGTAACACCTACTACGGCGGCAATCGTATTGTCGAGGAAGTCAATAATGGCAGATGGACGCAGGAAAAATATGAAAGTGGCCAGGAGATCTTGTACCCTGCACTGAATGCTATTGACGGGGTTTCGCAGGCTTCGAAAATAAGGAGTACATTCTGGCTGCGCTCAACAGACTTTTTGCGTTTGAAAAATGCTTCTGTAGGCTATACCGTCCGCGACAGCAAACTCTTGCAGCGTGTCGGGCTAAGCGCCGTGCGGGTGTATGCCAGTGGTAATAACCTCGTCACCTGGACCAAGCTCGTGAAAGGGATAGACCCCGAGTCGACTAGTCAGAATAGCAACGGCTATATATTCCCGCTTGTGAGAACATACAACCTGGGGGTGAACATTTCATTTTAA
- a CDS encoding RagB/SusD family nutrient uptake outer membrane protein yields the protein MYLRDHITTKIAIAIAVLSLSGCGKSFLDTRLDTQPTEQNIDGNYTSLMQLANTPYAYLSQRNEFAALDGNLFAAATDEAQQTNTIGDVYLFNNGNWGAFNNPDDRYNMYYSGIYAANYFLEYIDKKGGDYKALLAVNRDTITQESRTKYLNDVASMGWSIAEAHVLRAYYYFELIKRYGGVPLLTKTFSVNEKPAIAASSFQEVVEYIVTSVDSHVKDLQPNWKTSQFTNLDGRFNQGAALMLKARVLLYAASPLHNPGNDITKWQRAAKAAAEALQFADRMDDAGGKNALDNNYRNYFLGNNTLNSAETIMAIRYTASNDLERANYPIATPGGLSGVTPSENLVSAYEKLDNYSASKPYDNRDPRLGYTVVVNGSEWNNRTIDQTAGGTDDRRRANASRTGYYLKKFVNDNVNLVNNATNPHNWPLFRYGDLLLIYAEAMNEAYGPDQANGWGITAREAINKLRARPGVDMPAVQVSGKAELRTAIKHERQVELAFENHRYWDLIRWGDAATVLNKPIYGVTVTKTTSGTLQYETRQVQNRVFIAPKMNFYPFPQGEIHISGGTLIQNPGW from the coding sequence ATGTATTTACGTGATCATATAACCACCAAAATAGCAATTGCGATAGCAGTGCTTAGTCTCTCGGGCTGTGGGAAGTCGTTTTTGGATACGCGTCTCGATACGCAGCCCACGGAGCAAAACATCGATGGCAACTACACAAGTCTGATGCAGCTGGCCAATACACCCTATGCTTATCTGTCCCAGCGAAACGAATTTGCGGCACTGGACGGAAATCTCTTTGCTGCGGCTACCGATGAAGCCCAGCAGACCAATACTATAGGAGACGTTTACCTGTTTAATAATGGCAACTGGGGCGCGTTTAATAACCCCGACGATCGTTACAATATGTATTATTCGGGCATCTATGCCGCAAATTATTTTTTGGAATACATCGACAAAAAAGGGGGTGACTACAAAGCTTTGCTTGCTGTCAACCGCGATACCATCACGCAAGAATCGCGTACCAAGTATCTCAACGATGTAGCCTCCATGGGCTGGTCAATAGCTGAAGCACACGTGCTTCGGGCATACTATTATTTTGAGCTGATCAAGCGCTATGGCGGCGTGCCTTTATTGACCAAAACGTTCAGCGTGAATGAGAAGCCAGCTATTGCTGCTTCTTCGTTTCAGGAGGTCGTCGAATATATCGTGACATCTGTCGATAGCCACGTAAAAGACCTGCAACCAAACTGGAAAACCTCGCAATTTACAAATCTGGACGGCCGCTTTAATCAGGGGGCTGCGCTTATGCTGAAAGCGCGTGTGCTGCTCTATGCCGCCAGTCCGCTGCATAATCCCGGTAACGATATCACCAAATGGCAGCGTGCGGCAAAGGCTGCTGCGGAGGCATTGCAGTTTGCCGATCGCATGGACGATGCGGGTGGGAAAAATGCGCTGGACAACAATTATAGAAATTATTTTCTTGGCAACAATACGCTCAATAGTGCCGAAACCATTATGGCGATCCGCTACACGGCTAGCAACGATCTGGAACGTGCAAACTATCCGATTGCCACACCCGGCGGATTGAGTGGAGTCACACCGAGCGAGAATTTGGTGTCGGCCTACGAAAAGCTGGACAACTATTCAGCGAGTAAGCCTTATGATAACCGGGATCCACGTCTCGGCTATACGGTCGTGGTGAACGGAAGTGAGTGGAACAACCGTACGATCGATCAGACAGCCGGCGGAACGGATGATAGGAGACGTGCCAATGCGAGTAGGACGGGGTATTACCTGAAGAAATTTGTTAACGACAATGTCAATCTGGTCAATAACGCTACCAATCCGCACAACTGGCCGCTGTTCCGCTACGGCGATCTGCTGCTGATCTATGCGGAGGCAATGAATGAAGCTTATGGCCCCGATCAAGCCAATGGTTGGGGGATTACTGCCCGCGAGGCAATTAATAAGTTAAGAGCCCGTCCGGGTGTCGATATGCCAGCGGTGCAGGTCAGCGGCAAAGCGGAGTTGCGTACAGCGATCAAACACGAACGTCAAGTGGAGTTGGCCTTTGAAAATCACCGCTATTGGGATTTGATCCGTTGGGGTGATGCCGCCACCGTATTGAATAAACCGATCTATGGTGTTACCGTAACAAAAACAACTTCTGGTACGCTGCAATACGAAACGAGACAAGTTCAAAATAGGGTTTTCATAGCGCCAAAGATGAACTTCTATCCTTTTCCGCAAGGGGAAATCCATATCAGCGGCGGGACACTAATCCAAAATCCAGGCTGGTAA
- a CDS encoding DUF1735 domain-containing protein, translated as MNLLNYKNNMYRIFSVWAMALTLVACQKDDSAKEYGDSLIYMPQSVNFSMGSNAIYPVPGSSNGISPTGMNYTVDEQSNKTKILLGASLSGTAKGAFSVDVKANTDTVEQLLKQGTLGADYKVLPTKNYRLPNRLDVPENGSATFYLEVDNSVITDPDNFGKHLVVAVQIANPSRYTLDQKRATTVVDINIAGLFPSANTTSEINVTPGATITIAGQNLDKVTALKFSNSETAIPILAQSANSLQVKVPEMDGISRSTIDLVTPFGTTKSAFELVNLNLALQVFTDTYGANIGANKDGDDYGSSQSISTSVFKRGTSSLAIKYAANNYSPGGLVNTVGFEDKGYNYITFWAKGTTSGAGNEGIQMALMGDGMPDGYGNDFAGVGIIVTKEWTYYKIPIGKGAAKPMWSKGTTFRKFGWRLNNWNVPQDETIYFDDILFVK; from the coding sequence ATGAATCTACTCAATTATAAAAATAACATGTACAGGATATTCAGTGTCTGGGCCATGGCCTTGACTCTGGTGGCCTGTCAAAAGGATGATTCGGCAAAGGAATATGGCGATTCGCTCATTTACATGCCGCAGAGCGTTAATTTTTCCATGGGATCAAATGCGATCTATCCCGTCCCGGGATCATCCAATGGGATCAGTCCAACGGGAATGAACTATACCGTCGATGAACAATCCAACAAAACAAAGATCCTATTAGGTGCATCCCTATCCGGGACAGCCAAAGGCGCTTTCAGCGTTGACGTTAAAGCGAATACAGATACCGTAGAGCAGCTGTTAAAGCAAGGGACCCTTGGTGCGGATTACAAGGTACTTCCGACCAAGAACTACCGCTTGCCCAATCGACTGGATGTGCCGGAGAACGGGTCTGCAACCTTTTATCTGGAAGTGGACAACAGTGTTATTACAGACCCGGATAATTTTGGTAAACATTTGGTTGTAGCGGTACAGATTGCCAATCCAAGCCGTTATACCTTGGACCAAAAACGGGCAACTACGGTGGTGGATATCAATATCGCAGGCCTGTTTCCGTCTGCAAATACAACATCGGAGATCAATGTAACGCCGGGCGCAACCATCACCATTGCTGGGCAGAATCTCGACAAAGTGACCGCTTTGAAGTTTTCCAACAGCGAAACGGCAATCCCTATCCTTGCACAGTCTGCAAATAGTCTACAGGTAAAAGTACCTGAGATGGATGGCATCTCGCGCTCAACGATCGATTTGGTAACACCATTTGGAACAACAAAGAGTGCATTTGAATTGGTCAATTTAAATCTTGCCCTGCAGGTGTTTACAGATACTTATGGTGCCAATATCGGAGCCAATAAAGATGGCGACGATTACGGATCTAGTCAATCAATATCCACCAGCGTCTTTAAACGGGGAACCTCTTCGTTGGCAATTAAATATGCAGCAAATAATTACTCGCCCGGCGGACTGGTCAATACGGTTGGCTTTGAAGATAAAGGCTATAACTACATTACGTTCTGGGCGAAAGGAACGACTTCCGGTGCTGGGAATGAAGGGATCCAAATGGCTCTAATGGGTGACGGAATGCCGGATGGCTATGGAAATGATTTTGCCGGAGTGGGGATCATCGTGACAAAAGAATGGACCTATTATAAAATTCCAATCGGCAAAGGTGCCGCTAAACCGATGTGGAGTAAAGGAACGACCTTCCGGAAATTTGGATGGCGATTGAATAACTGGAATGTTCCACAGGATGAAACAATCTATTTTGATGACATTCTATTTGTAAAATAA